From a region of the Mercurialis annua linkage group LG1-X, ddMerAnnu1.2, whole genome shotgun sequence genome:
- the LOC126663063 gene encoding uncharacterized protein At1g51745, translating into MGSSGSGAVDYGTGPIVWVRRRNGSWWPGKILGPDDLSECNLTSPRTGTPVKLLGREDASVDWYNLEKSKRVKAFRCGEFDDCIERAEAAQGMPIKKREKYARREDAILHALELERELLRKEGKYVATTTQHTKNKSSGSAKEPAIALEGVPSNTGIPGNAELNQGLTRVDTAIKDEIVGDSLKAKDANQPLSEDDHSDITPRMKGLRDFGLRAASLKRKNASSVDSDGSEKLLPDNHIQAHVVGAPSMERTIYVNGKEQIGAVSQAKRSKHIYFPTEINDSVDNKELPPNQIKSFEDDDGHPYHGSLIEQNSSSGFMEDVESDDSSETDSSESESDSSETEPDVDDELTVYPGAGIHSEAERDVLRQPEAQEHESTSSDEHDELAFSGQMHHLYPDDPFLTSEPVSKWQLKGKRNIRHLTRKSVERLDGKVLTGSRYGSYHRKKGNILGQRAYGFDDADFDRDYFGSQIVGRNNGRYSYKSRFVSKGRNTGRSGINWKDLTWEDRPDFRARWERAEHFNPMILGRRHFGGRTRTMLIDVDLKVQASYQKEPVPIVSLMSKLNGKAVIGHPIQIEALEDGSSENVISTNDCHGNEVADHDANASVPPAWRTARRTNLRVPRPHLPSVLGGEDVAEDSAYIDQEGRLTFKKSSLESFTNKAGLLGKNLPHISRPTVDSKLSSSRKLSKKSSLSSNQKTRTLSSISVQQNFGVKPIHYSSFSQMDGIIKPETSGPTTVACIPVKLVFSRLLEKINRPPSKAACKVVMSNRDSERKPS; encoded by the exons ATGGGGAGTTCTGGATCGGGTGCGGTCGATTACGGTACCGGACCGATCGTGTGGGTAAGGAGAAGGAACGGTTCGTGGTGGCCGGGAAAAATACTGGGACCTGATGATTTATCAGAGTGTAATTTGACTTCTCCGAGAACTGGGACTCCGGTCAAACTCCTTGGTAGAGAAGATGCTAGTGT GGATTGGTACAATTTAGAAAAATCTAAGCGTGTAAAGGCATTTCGATGCGGTGAATTTGATGATTGCATTGAAAGAGCTGAAGCAGCTCAGGGCATGCcaattaaaaaaagagaaaaatacgCACGTAGAGAAGATGCAATTCTTCATGCATTAGAGCTTGAAAGAGAACTGTTGAGAAAGGAAGGTAAATATGTTGCAACTACGACTCAGCACACAAAAAACAAATCATCTGGATCTGCAAAGGAGCCTGCTATTGCTTTAGAAGGTGTGCCAAGTAACACTGGAATACCTGGGAATGCCGAGTTGAATCAGGGTTTAACCAGAGTAGATACAGCTATCAAAGATGAAATTGTTGGCGATTCTTTGAAAGCAAAGGATGCAAATCAACCATTATCAGAAGATGATCATTCTGATATAACACCGCGGATGAAAGGATTGCGGGATTTTGGGCTTAGAGCTGCCTCATTAAAGCGAAAGAATGCATCATCTGTGGATTCAGATGGCTCTGAGAAACTACTGCCGGATAATCACATTCAAGCTCATGTTGTTGGTGCCCCGAGCATGGAAAGAACAATTTATGTGAATG GAAAAGAGCAGATAGGAGCTGTTTCTCAGGCAAAGAGGagtaaacatatatattttccaACTGAGATAAATGATTCTGTGGATAATAAAGAACTTCCTCCGAACCAGATTAAGTCGTTTGAAGATGATGATGGCCATCCCTATCATGGTTCATTGATTGAACAGAACTCTTCTTCTGGATTTATGGAAGATGTTGAATCTGATGATTCTTCAGAAACTGATTCTTCTGAGTCTGAGTCGGATTCATCAGAGACTGAACCAGATGTGGATGATGAATTGACTGTTTATCCAG GTGCTGGTATACACTCAGAAGCTGAACGAGATGTCTTGAGACAGCCTGAAGCGCAAGAACATGAAAGTACAAGCAGTGATGAGCACGATGAATTGGCATTTTCTGGTCAAATGCATCATCTATATCCTGATGACCCTTTTCTTACTAGTGAGCCTGTGTCTAAATGGCAATTGAAAGGGAAAAGGAATATTCGACATCTAACAAGGAAGTCTGTAGAGAGATTGGATGGAAAAGTTCTAACTGGTTCTCGTTATGGAAGTTATCATAGGAAAAAGGGTAATATTTTAGGGCAAAGGGCATATGGTTTTGATGATGCTGATTTCGATAGAGATTATTTTGGGAGCCAAATAGTTGGTCGAAATAATGGGCGTTATTCATATAAATCTAGGTTTGTGTCCAAAGGCAGAAATACTGGCCGTAGTGGTATTAATTGGAAGGACTTGACTTGGGAGGATCGACCAGATTTTCGAGCTCGCTGGGAGAGGGCGGAACATTTTAATCCAATGATTCTTGGCAGGCGTCATTTTGGTGGGAGGACAAGAACCATGTTGATAGATGTGGATTTAAAGGTCCAAGCAAGCTATCAAAAGGAACCTGTTCCTATTGTTTCTCTTATGAGCAAGTTAAATGGGAAGGCAGTAATAGGGCATCCAATCCAAATTGAAGCCCTGGAAGATGGTTCATCAGAAAACGTCATTTCTACAAATGACTGTCACGGGAATGAAGTAGCTGACCATGATGCAAATGCATCAGTTCCACCAGCTTGGAGGACTGCTAGAAGGACTAATTTGAGGGTTCCACGCCCTCATTTACCATCGGTGTTGGGCGGTGAGGATGTTGCTGAGGATTCCGCTTATATAGATCAAGAAGGAAGATTGACATTTAAGAAGTCAAGCTTAGAGAGTTTCACCAACAAGGCAGGCTTGCTAGGGAAGAACCTTCCTCACATTTCTCGGCCTACAGTAGATAGTAAACTTTCTAGTTCGAGAAAATTGTCCAAGAAATCAAGCTTATCCTCAAATCAAAAAACAAGAACCCTTTCTTCAATTAGTGTTCAGCAGAATTTCGGAGTTAAGCCTATACATTATAGCAGTTTTAGCCAAATGGATGGGATTATCAAACCTGAGACGTCTGGGCCGACAACTGTTGCGTGTATACCTGTCAAATTAGTTTTCAGTAGATTACTCGAGAAGATCAACAGACCTCCATCAAAAGCTGCTTGTAAAGTGGTAATGTCAAATAGGGACTCCGAGAGGAAACCATCATAG